The proteins below come from a single Magnetococcales bacterium genomic window:
- a CDS encoding Spy/CpxP family protein refolding chaperone, with amino-acid sequence MMGGPGMMGGPGMMGGPGMMGGPGMMGGSSQGGGPNQMGGPNQMGGPNQMGGPGMKGHPNMRGGNMGPGMMGGPGMMAGPSDAEQMNQMLEMGKQQLAIQGAQEEAWKRFVAAAKARSEGAQNMRADRTKDMLAQAERHVAHMEAMLPKQKALLESLKALNGVLDDRQKAMLVPMASSFLYACGHHGQGGGF; translated from the coding sequence CATGATGGGCGGCCCCGGCATGATGGGCGGCCCCGGCATGATGGGTGGCCCCGGCATGATGGGCGGCCCCGGCATGATGGGCGGTTCCAGTCAGGGGGGTGGTCCCAACCAGATGGGCGGCCCCAATCAGATGGGTGGCCCCAATCAGATGGGCGGTCCCGGCATGAAAGGCCATCCCAACATGCGGGGTGGCAACATGGGCCCCGGCATGATGGGTGGTCCCGGCATGATGGCGGGCCCCTCCGATGCGGAGCAGATGAATCAGATGCTGGAGATGGGCAAGCAGCAACTGGCCATTCAGGGTGCGCAGGAAGAGGCCTGGAAGCGTTTCGTCGCGGCGGCGAAGGCCCGGTCCGAGGGAGCGCAGAACATGCGTGCCGATCGTACCAAGGACATGCTGGCCCAGGCGGAGCGTCATGTGGCGCATATGGAGGCCATGCTGCCCAAGCAGAAGGCGCTGCTGGAGTCGTTGAAGGCTCTCAACGGTGTTCTGGATGATCGTCAGAAGGCGATGTTGGTTCCCATGGCCAGCAGCTTTTTGTATGCGTGTGGACATCACGGGCAAGGTGGCGGTTTCTGA
- a CDS encoding HAD-IIIC family phosphatase translates to MFEFHQNRNAPPQSLPSGSAFAGLPVSHASFMVWGEHCVECAAPNCFSTCDLYQPRPDGRCRRFQEGLVPVTWPGSFRGQGAAIAFRKWGKLEARGNTTLEPVEHLVRLERLAHSLARGLDALGWLIHTVIPSHRWQAIAFHLLEKWNRRLHTREKVYGLPEAFLLECFNPATRPIHLHLAMGTSRSSLEPAQRNRPLPPPFTARLTLPPGFSRHLFERRLFNAIITSQLPFDITLIPEEELVRLTVLTADLVLFDPTRPHADSPPKNRQEPVKCLVWDLDNTLWDGILLEKEPEALRPGVREVLRILDERGILHAIASKNDHDHAWATLERLGVADYFLCPRIDWTPKSASMADIAKALNIGIDSLAFIDDSPFEREEVGRSHPRCTIRDAAELDTLLADPLFAGSSSEESRQRRQFYKDALAREQVRSRFGDDYLGFLASCDIQLTLSPFREAFRERVEELSQRTNQLNFSGAKYTRETLEVRLQDPALEKHVLSCSDRFGRYGVVGFALTRLEADVLHVEEFMLSCRVQGKFLEQALLADLLARHAGIETIRVDFRPTARNTPARQTLEAMGFEPHPEGGMVRRVDQGLDCPFIHIEREEANPV, encoded by the coding sequence ATGTTTGAATTTCATCAGAATCGCAACGCACCTCCCCAGTCGCTGCCTTCGGGTTCGGCCTTCGCCGGGCTGCCCGTCAGCCATGCCAGTTTCATGGTCTGGGGGGAACACTGCGTGGAGTGCGCCGCACCCAACTGTTTCTCCACCTGTGATCTCTACCAACCCCGCCCGGATGGACGCTGCCGCCGCTTTCAGGAGGGGCTGGTCCCCGTCACCTGGCCCGGCAGCTTTCGCGGACAGGGCGCCGCCATCGCCTTTCGCAAATGGGGTAAGCTGGAAGCCCGGGGCAATACCACCCTGGAACCCGTGGAACATCTGGTTCGCCTCGAACGTCTGGCCCATTCCCTGGCTCGGGGGCTCGACGCCCTGGGCTGGCTGATTCATACCGTCATTCCCAGCCACCGCTGGCAGGCCATCGCCTTTCACCTGCTGGAGAAGTGGAATCGTCGTCTGCACACCCGCGAAAAGGTCTACGGACTTCCCGAAGCCTTTCTTCTGGAGTGTTTCAACCCGGCCACCCGCCCCATCCATCTGCATCTGGCCATGGGAACCTCCCGCTCCAGCCTGGAGCCCGCACAACGCAACCGGCCTCTGCCGCCGCCGTTCACCGCGCGCCTGACCCTGCCGCCGGGTTTTTCGCGCCATCTGTTCGAACGGCGTCTGTTCAACGCCATCATCACCTCGCAACTGCCCTTCGACATCACCCTGATCCCAGAGGAGGAGTTGGTACGCCTGACGGTGCTGACCGCCGATCTGGTGCTGTTCGACCCCACCCGCCCCCACGCGGATTCCCCCCCGAAAAACCGCCAGGAACCGGTCAAATGTCTGGTATGGGATCTGGACAACACCCTTTGGGACGGCATTCTGCTGGAGAAAGAACCCGAGGCGTTGCGTCCGGGGGTGCGGGAGGTGCTGCGCATCCTCGATGAACGGGGCATTCTGCACGCCATCGCCAGCAAAAACGATCATGATCACGCCTGGGCCACCCTGGAACGGCTGGGTGTGGCCGACTACTTCCTCTGCCCGCGCATCGACTGGACGCCAAAAAGCGCCAGCATGGCCGACATCGCCAAAGCTCTCAACATCGGCATCGACAGCCTGGCCTTCATCGACGACAGTCCCTTCGAACGGGAGGAGGTGGGCCGCAGCCATCCCCGCTGTACCATTCGGGACGCCGCCGAACTCGACACCCTGCTCGCCGACCCCCTGTTCGCCGGATCCAGCAGCGAGGAGTCGCGGCAGCGCCGCCAGTTCTACAAGGACGCCCTGGCGCGGGAACAGGTGCGCAGCCGCTTCGGTGACGACTATCTGGGCTTCCTGGCCTCCTGCGACATTCAACTCACCCTGTCACCCTTCCGGGAGGCGTTCCGGGAACGGGTGGAGGAGCTTTCCCAGCGCACCAACCAGCTCAACTTCTCCGGGGCCAAGTACACCCGCGAAACCCTGGAAGTGCGTCTGCAGGATCCCGCCCTTGAAAAACACGTCCTCTCCTGCAGCGACCGTTTCGGTCGTTACGGTGTGGTCGGGTTCGCCCTGACCCGTCTGGAAGCCGATGTATTGCATGTGGAGGAGTTCATGCTCTCCTGCCGGGTACAAGGCAAGTTTCTGGAGCAGGCCCTGTTGGCCGACCTGCTGGCGCGGCATGCGGGCATCGAGACCATTCGGGTCGATTTCCGCCCCACCGCCCGCAACACCCCGGCCCGGCAAACCTTGGAAGCCATGGGTTTCGAACCCCATCCGGAGGGAGGCATGGTGCGCCGGGTCGATCAGGGACTCGACTGCCCCTTCATCCACATCGAACGGGAAGAAGCGAACCCCGTTTGA
- a CDS encoding SCO family protein, giving the protein MQGGRTISFWQLLALIGAGALTAIFALYSWLEPGLRGAGWRIPAEVSHSALATPASLNFQGLVNHDGAPVGREELTGKWRLLFLGYTYCPDICPTALNDMASLMNSLSKSHPDLARDTGLIFLSVDPDRDTPARLKEYASYFHPEIRGMVGPMDRLQAIGRSLGAFFASSKKSPEDKEYAVVHPANIYLVDPQGRACARFSNQLTIADVEKEYLKIRAWAGKQDEAKGKAK; this is encoded by the coding sequence ATGCAAGGTGGACGCACGATCTCTTTTTGGCAGTTGCTGGCGCTTATCGGCGCGGGAGCCCTGACGGCCATTTTCGCGTTGTACAGTTGGCTGGAGCCGGGATTGCGGGGCGCGGGGTGGCGCATTCCCGCAGAGGTGTCCCACTCCGCGCTGGCCACGCCGGCCAGCCTCAATTTCCAGGGACTGGTGAATCACGACGGCGCCCCGGTGGGTCGGGAGGAGTTGACCGGCAAGTGGCGTCTGTTGTTCCTGGGCTACACCTACTGCCCGGATATCTGCCCCACCGCCTTGAATGACATGGCTTCGTTGATGAACTCCCTGAGCAAATCCCATCCCGATCTGGCCAGGGATACCGGCCTGATCTTCCTGTCCGTCGATCCGGACCGGGATACCCCGGCGCGGCTGAAAGAGTACGCGAGCTATTTTCATCCGGAGATTCGGGGTATGGTGGGACCGATGGACCGGTTGCAGGCCATCGGACGCTCCCTGGGGGCCTTTTTCGCTTCATCCAAAAAGAGCCCCGAGGACAAGGAGTACGCCGTGGTGCATCCGGCCAATATCTATCTGGTGGATCCCCAGGGGCGGGCTTGTGCCCGGTTTTCCAACCAGTTGACCATCGCCGATGTGGAAAAGGAATACCTGAAGATCCGGGCCTGGGCCGGGAAACAGGATGAAGCGAAAGGAAAAGCCAAATGA
- a CDS encoding copper chaperone PCu(A)C, with the protein MKKHALLLAGCLILSGSLWAGEGVSITGCWVRAMPPGQQATACYCTFENGQTKAAGVTGGESPLFARVELHESLTLNGVAMMKAVKELAVPPRGKVVLQPGGLHIMLIAPQRHLKMDEKVPLTFTFADGSRQTVEAVVRQGPAMGNHEHQHAPAKPAH; encoded by the coding sequence ATGAAGAAACATGCCTTGCTGTTGGCGGGTTGTCTGATTCTGTCCGGATCCCTGTGGGCCGGGGAGGGGGTTTCCATCACCGGATGCTGGGTGCGGGCCATGCCGCCCGGCCAGCAGGCCACCGCCTGCTACTGCACCTTCGAGAATGGTCAGACCAAGGCGGCGGGGGTGACCGGCGGGGAATCGCCCCTCTTCGCCAGGGTCGAGCTGCACGAATCCCTGACCCTCAACGGGGTGGCCATGATGAAGGCGGTCAAGGAACTTGCCGTGCCGCCACGGGGCAAGGTGGTGCTGCAACCGGGGGGACTGCACATCATGCTCATCGCTCCCCAGCGTCATCTGAAGATGGACGAGAAGGTGCCGCTGACCTTCACCTTCGCCGACGGATCCCGACAGACGGTGGAGGCCGTGGTGCGCCAGGGCCCGGCCATGGGCAACCACGAACACCAGCACGCGCCAGCCAAACCGGCCCATTGA
- a CDS encoding PilZ domain-containing protein produces MPWSIEDTFFLRRKKAAFESGKGAVADDRRGYPRPRFVSRAILHHVDSGENLFGLTEDVSYRGILFAPRRGQTPLPGLVTGALVSLQISLDDFSPVEACYVALNARIIRVEEKAIAMNLVADDADNGAMPNPTRLFIRRQDGCLEGDWELTPPGASLPPALRDRLNHYEQRYARRGPVVLVCQRHVRAGEEPEFRVHNIQYLKELQKLAHLEEEHDRFFAPPGF; encoded by the coding sequence ATGCCCTGGTCTATCGAGGATACCTTTTTTCTACGCCGCAAGAAGGCCGCTTTCGAAAGCGGAAAAGGAGCCGTCGCCGACGACCGGCGGGGCTATCCGCGTCCCCGGTTCGTCTCCCGCGCCATATTGCACCATGTCGATTCCGGAGAAAACCTCTTCGGTCTGACGGAGGATGTCAGCTACCGGGGCATTCTCTTCGCCCCGCGCCGGGGCCAGACGCCCCTTCCCGGACTGGTGACGGGAGCCTTGGTTTCCCTGCAAATTTCGCTGGACGATTTCTCCCCGGTGGAGGCCTGTTATGTGGCCTTGAATGCCCGCATCATCCGGGTCGAGGAGAAGGCCATCGCCATGAACCTGGTGGCCGACGACGCCGACAACGGTGCGATGCCGAATCCCACCCGCCTCTTCATCCGCCGCCAGGATGGTTGTCTGGAGGGGGACTGGGAACTGACCCCCCCCGGAGCCTCGCTTCCCCCGGCCCTTCGCGACCGGCTGAACCACTACGAACAGCGTTACGCCCGCAGGGGGCCCGTGGTGCTGGTGTGCCAGCGTCACGTCCGCGCGGGCGAAGAGCCGGAATTCCGCGTTCACAACATCCAATACCTCAAAGAACTGCAGAAACTGGCCCATCTGGAGGAGGAACACGACCGTTTCTTCGCTCCTCCCGGCTTCTGA
- a CDS encoding septation protein IspZ yields MDTLLDWLPLLCFFAAYQVWDLYAATLAVMLAVSVQSLWLRLRHGSLSGMRWLALATVLIFGAATLLFRDARFIQGKPSVLYLLMALLFLGNRLRGGEPLTGRLLKEHIILPGERFALLDLSWAALFLILSALNLLVAWRFEEAVWVQFKVFVLPGITLVFTVLQGLAMWRWQKAGEEGGG; encoded by the coding sequence GTGGATACCCTGCTCGACTGGCTGCCGCTGCTCTGCTTCTTCGCCGCCTATCAGGTCTGGGATCTCTATGCCGCGACCCTCGCCGTCATGCTGGCTGTTTCCGTGCAAAGCCTCTGGCTGCGTCTGCGCCACGGCTCCCTGAGCGGCATGCGCTGGCTGGCCCTGGCCACGGTGCTGATCTTCGGCGCGGCAACCCTCCTCTTCCGCGACGCCCGTTTCATCCAGGGCAAGCCTTCGGTGCTTTACCTGCTCATGGCCCTGCTCTTTCTGGGCAACCGCCTGCGCGGCGGCGAACCCCTGACCGGCCGTTTGCTCAAGGAACACATCATCCTGCCCGGGGAACGTTTCGCCCTGCTCGATCTCTCCTGGGCCGCCCTGTTCCTGATTCTCTCCGCTCTCAACCTCCTGGTGGCCTGGCGCTTCGAAGAGGCGGTTTGGGTGCAATTCAAGGTCTTCGTTCTTCCGGGGATCACCCTGGTCTTCACCGTGTTGCAGGGGCTGGCGATGTGGCGTTGGCAGAAGGCCGGGGAAGAGGGTGGGGGGTGA
- a CDS encoding response regulator — MSVKLTFPVKVAVMAFVIAGLGVAGMAWFAYQHASNLLQEQSLQEVELDLRRESTRLAENLVTYRAETLFLSRSESTSALIKAMGFGGGSPTPDLALWEERLSRLFLTVLQTRQAFASIRLVQASSRRDVLKVERSSAGFHIAPSAEGAQVEEELDLPRIMGLQPAQVHLSEVMLSRRDGQVELPAKALMHLASPVFTANGQRFGALVITLDFGVLTRYLRPARNEVGYLMANAQGELLLHPDRGRAFAHEMGQRMPLQEEFPGLSLEKDSMGQRVEDDFAAGYALDDFFGVVSLPGRNLGLTGHHLHFDPLDPKRHFIMAATASHALIGVRAREFKKVLWFSSALVVVGLILALATGAQVLTRPVRSLIRAADRIAAGEEDVEIPIRGDDEIAHLAASFQVMVRRLSRSNLKFRNLAESLEHQVHLRTRELKEAKQRAEASDQAKSEFLAVMSHEIRTPMNGMLGVIDLLLNTGLETRQRELAQTAAKAGSSLMTLLNDILDLSKIEAGKLDLEEVAFDYREVIEDVVEAFAPTAQQKGLELVMKLDPPDQDGGVAGDPVRLRQVLANLVGNAIKFTRTGSVTVIAQLLEKASGQLRVRFRVVDTGIGIALDKISLLFQPFTQGDSSTTRQYGGSGLGLTIAQRLVSLMGGQIQVESVEGQGSAFWFELTLVARVDLPVQLPTESAPAVALTDRSVLVVDDNDISREIILEQTRVFGMRPAGVASGEGALAFLRRSLREGRLPEVVIMDFMMPGLHGLEAAWRLLGILGERHLPVVLLSSSGRIPEVERNRPGNVVEVLVKPARQALLRAALQRALSTGEESSPPEMAAEQRRGAGAALLPAAMQGLRVLVAEDNDVNRLVLSGMLTRMGLEVKTATNGQEALDSLERVDLVFMDCQMPVMDGFHAVDLLRRREAENGLRHLPVVAVTADALKGDRERCLEAGMDAYLAKPFQLQELVRLIEGLMGGRRGEAENGTAARPEQASKAEAELAIPAPEPIWQVFDRNVLTRLHQEMAGDLDFLFEKFLEVLPQRMQEMREALASGDEESLALSAHALKGTSATMGAVRIAALALQVERMGRERKLEEGGPLLDLLQREITRLEEVMPRLREEFAV; from the coding sequence ATGAGCGTGAAACTGACTTTTCCTGTCAAAGTCGCCGTGATGGCCTTTGTCATCGCCGGTCTGGGAGTGGCCGGCATGGCATGGTTCGCCTATCAGCACGCCTCCAATCTGCTGCAGGAGCAGTCGCTGCAGGAGGTGGAACTCGATCTGCGCCGGGAAAGCACCCGTCTGGCGGAAAACCTGGTGACCTATCGGGCGGAAACCCTCTTTCTGTCCCGTTCGGAAAGCACTTCCGCCCTGATCAAGGCCATGGGATTCGGCGGCGGCAGCCCGACGCCGGATCTGGCGCTGTGGGAGGAGAGACTCTCCCGCCTCTTCCTGACGGTGCTGCAAACCCGGCAGGCCTTCGCGAGTATTCGCCTGGTCCAGGCCTCCAGCCGACGGGATGTTCTGAAGGTGGAACGCAGCAGCGCCGGTTTCCATATCGCCCCTTCGGCGGAAGGGGCGCAGGTCGAGGAGGAGCTGGACCTGCCGCGCATCATGGGTTTGCAACCGGCCCAGGTACATCTTTCCGAGGTGATGCTTTCCCGCCGTGACGGGCAGGTCGAACTGCCCGCCAAGGCGCTGATGCATCTGGCCTCCCCGGTCTTCACCGCCAACGGACAACGCTTCGGGGCGCTGGTCATCACCCTGGATTTCGGGGTGCTGACCCGGTATCTGCGCCCGGCCCGCAACGAGGTGGGCTACCTGATGGCCAACGCCCAGGGGGAGCTGCTGCTCCATCCCGACCGGGGCCGGGCCTTCGCCCACGAAATGGGGCAGCGCATGCCTTTGCAGGAGGAGTTTCCCGGACTCTCCCTGGAAAAGGACTCCATGGGGCAACGGGTGGAGGACGACTTCGCCGCAGGATACGCTTTGGATGACTTTTTCGGGGTGGTCTCCCTGCCCGGTCGCAATCTGGGTCTGACGGGGCACCACCTCCATTTCGATCCGCTGGATCCCAAACGCCACTTCATCATGGCCGCGACCGCCTCCCACGCGCTGATCGGGGTGCGGGCCCGTGAGTTCAAGAAGGTGTTGTGGTTCTCCTCCGCCCTGGTGGTGGTGGGGCTGATCCTGGCGTTGGCCACCGGGGCTCAGGTGCTGACCCGTCCGGTACGCAGCCTGATCCGGGCGGCGGATCGCATCGCCGCCGGGGAGGAGGATGTGGAGATTCCCATCCGGGGGGATGACGAGATCGCCCATCTGGCAGCCTCCTTTCAAGTGATGGTGCGTCGTCTCTCCCGCTCCAATCTCAAGTTTCGCAACCTGGCCGAATCCCTGGAACACCAGGTTCATCTGCGCACCCGCGAACTCAAGGAGGCCAAACAGCGGGCCGAAGCCTCCGATCAGGCCAAATCCGAGTTTCTGGCGGTGATGAGCCATGAGATTCGCACCCCCATGAACGGCATGCTGGGGGTGATCGATCTGCTGCTCAACACCGGTCTGGAGACCCGGCAGCGGGAGTTGGCCCAGACCGCCGCCAAGGCGGGTTCCTCCCTGATGACCCTGCTCAACGATATTCTCGATCTGTCCAAAATCGAAGCGGGCAAACTCGATCTGGAAGAGGTGGCCTTCGACTATCGCGAGGTGATCGAGGATGTGGTGGAGGCCTTTGCCCCCACGGCCCAGCAAAAAGGCCTGGAACTGGTGATGAAGCTGGATCCGCCCGATCAGGACGGGGGCGTTGCGGGTGATCCGGTGCGGCTGCGGCAGGTGCTGGCCAATCTGGTGGGCAACGCCATCAAGTTCACGCGCACGGGATCGGTCACGGTGATCGCCCAGTTGCTGGAAAAGGCTTCCGGGCAGTTGCGGGTGCGCTTTCGGGTGGTGGATACGGGCATCGGCATTGCCCTGGACAAGATATCGCTGCTGTTTCAGCCCTTCACCCAGGGGGACAGCTCCACGACCCGTCAATACGGCGGCAGCGGGTTGGGGCTGACCATCGCCCAGCGGCTGGTCAGCCTCATGGGGGGCCAGATTCAGGTGGAGAGCGTGGAAGGGCAGGGCAGCGCCTTCTGGTTCGAGCTGACCCTGGTGGCGCGGGTGGATCTGCCGGTGCAACTCCCGACGGAGTCGGCACCGGCGGTGGCCTTGACCGATCGTTCCGTGCTGGTGGTGGACGACAACGACATCAGCCGGGAGATCATTCTGGAACAGACGCGGGTTTTCGGCATGCGTCCGGCGGGGGTGGCCAGCGGGGAGGGGGCACTGGCGTTTCTGCGGCGCTCCCTGCGGGAAGGACGCCTGCCGGAAGTGGTGATCATGGATTTCATGATGCCGGGCCTGCATGGGCTGGAGGCGGCCTGGAGACTGCTCGGCATCCTGGGGGAGCGGCATCTTCCGGTGGTATTGCTCAGCTCCTCGGGTCGCATTCCGGAGGTGGAACGCAACCGACCCGGAAATGTGGTGGAGGTGCTGGTCAAACCGGCCCGCCAGGCTTTGTTGCGTGCCGCGCTGCAGCGGGCGCTCTCCACCGGAGAGGAGTCTTCGCCCCCGGAGATGGCTGCGGAGCAACGGCGCGGCGCGGGTGCGGCCTTGCTGCCTGCCGCGATGCAGGGCCTGCGGGTGCTGGTGGCGGAAGACAACGATGTCAACCGTCTGGTGCTTTCGGGCATGCTGACCCGAATGGGGCTGGAGGTCAAAACCGCCACCAACGGTCAGGAGGCGCTGGATTCCCTGGAACGGGTGGATCTGGTTTTCATGGATTGCCAGATGCCGGTGATGGATGGTTTCCACGCGGTGGACCTGCTGCGCCGTCGCGAGGCGGAAAACGGTCTGCGTCACCTGCCGGTGGTGGCCGTTACGGCGGATGCCCTCAAGGGGGATCGGGAACGGTGTCTGGAAGCGGGCATGGACGCTTATCTGGCAAAACCCTTCCAGCTGCAGGAGTTGGTGAGATTGATCGAAGGGCTCATGGGCGGACGCCGGGGCGAGGCGGAGAACGGTACGGCAGCCAGACCGGAGCAGGCTTCGAAAGCGGAAGCGGAGTTGGCCATTCCGGCCCCGGAACCCATTTGGCAGGTCTTTGACCGCAATGTGCTGACCCGTTTGCATCAGGAGATGGCGGGTGATCTCGATTTTCTCTTCGAAAAGTTTCTGGAGGTGTTGCCGCAGCGCATGCAGGAGATGCG